One part of the Aestuariirhabdus litorea genome encodes these proteins:
- a CDS encoding GMP reductase produces the protein MRIETDIKLGFKDVLIRPKRSTLKSRSQVALDRTYTFLHSGIRWSGVPVVAANMDTVGTFEIAAELASHGMLTAIHKHYSLEQWKGFLDGQEPSIYQHIMVSTGTSSEDFERLQAIIKQHPGLQFICIDVANGYSETFVSYLRKVRKAFPNKVIIAGNVVTGEMVEELILSGADVVKVGIGPGSVCTTRVKTGVGYPQLSAVMECADAAHGLGGLIISDGGCSCAGDVAKAFGGGADMVMIGGLFAGHDESGGELVERDGKRYKLFYGMSSETAMDKHAGGVAEYRASEGKTVEVPYRGPVVERVRDIMGGVRSACTYVGAASLKELSKRTTFIRVMEQENQVFS, from the coding sequence ATGCGCATAGAAACCGACATTAAACTGGGTTTCAAAGATGTCCTGATCAGGCCCAAGCGATCGACTCTCAAGAGTCGCTCCCAAGTTGCACTGGATAGAACCTACACCTTCCTGCACAGCGGAATCCGCTGGAGCGGTGTCCCCGTGGTTGCCGCCAATATGGATACCGTAGGCACCTTTGAGATAGCGGCCGAACTGGCCAGCCATGGCATGCTGACGGCCATTCACAAGCACTACAGCCTGGAGCAGTGGAAGGGTTTCCTCGATGGCCAGGAGCCATCGATCTACCAGCACATCATGGTCAGCACCGGCACCTCGAGCGAGGATTTCGAGCGCCTGCAGGCGATTATCAAGCAGCACCCGGGGTTGCAGTTTATCTGCATCGATGTTGCCAATGGCTACTCCGAGACGTTTGTCTCCTATCTGCGTAAGGTGCGCAAGGCGTTTCCGAACAAGGTAATCATTGCCGGTAACGTGGTTACTGGTGAGATGGTGGAGGAGCTGATCCTGTCCGGAGCCGATGTGGTCAAGGTCGGTATTGGGCCGGGTTCCGTCTGTACTACCCGCGTCAAGACCGGCGTTGGCTACCCTCAGCTGTCCGCGGTGATGGAGTGTGCCGATGCGGCCCACGGCCTCGGCGGCCTGATCATCTCCGACGGTGGTTGTAGCTGTGCCGGTGATGTCGCCAAAGCCTTCGGCGGAGGGGCGGATATGGTGATGATCGGCGGGCTGTTTGCGGGTCACGACGAGAGTGGCGGTGAGCTGGTAGAGCGCGATGGCAAGCGTTACAAGCTGTTCTACGGAATGAGTTCCGAGACGGCGATGGATAAACACGCCGGGGGCGTTGCCGAGTACCGTGCCTCCGAAGGCAAGACGGTCGAGGTGCCCTACCGGGGACCGGTCGTGGAGCGGGTGCGGGATATTATGGGGGGCGTGCGCTCCGCTTGCACCTATGTGGGGGCTGCTTCCCTCAAGGAGTTGTCCAAGCGCACCACCTTTATCCGGGTGATGGAGCAGGAGAACCAGGTCTTCTCCTGA
- the pdxH gene encoding pyridoxamine 5'-phosphate oxidase translates to MEIEKLRREYLHGGLHRKDLKADPIAQFELWLQQAIDAKLPDPTAMSVATVSADGYPSQRIVLLKQLDPRGFVFFTNLGSTKAQQIEGNPRVSLHFAWLELDRQVIISGHASRLSHREVLGYFLSRPKESQLAAWASRQSHPISSRTLLEQKFAEMKHKFSSGEIPLPSFWGGFRVDPRRIEFWQGGAHRLHDRFLYTRGESNEWAIERLAP, encoded by the coding sequence GTGGAGATAGAAAAGCTGCGACGCGAGTACCTGCACGGCGGACTGCACCGCAAAGACCTCAAGGCGGACCCCATCGCCCAGTTTGAGCTCTGGCTGCAGCAGGCGATCGACGCCAAACTGCCCGACCCCACCGCCATGAGCGTGGCCACCGTGTCGGCGGATGGTTACCCCTCACAACGCATCGTCCTGCTTAAGCAGCTGGACCCGCGGGGCTTTGTCTTCTTTACCAACCTCGGCAGTACCAAGGCACAGCAGATCGAGGGGAATCCCAGGGTCAGCCTTCACTTCGCCTGGCTGGAGCTGGACCGGCAGGTGATCATCAGCGGCCACGCCAGCCGCCTCAGCCACCGCGAGGTGCTGGGCTATTTCCTGAGCCGCCCCAAGGAGAGCCAACTCGCTGCCTGGGCTTCGCGCCAGAGCCACCCTATCTCCTCACGCACCCTGCTGGAACAGAAGTTTGCGGAGATGAAGCACAAGTTTTCCAGCGGCGAGATCCCGCTCCCTTCCTTCTGGGGAGGCTTCAGGGTCGATCCGCGTCGCATCGAGTTCTGGCAGGGGGGAGCCCACCGCCTTCACGACCGCTTTCTCTATACACGCGGCGAAAGCAACGAATGGGCGATTGAGCGCCTTGCCCCCTAA
- a CDS encoding diguanylate cyclase domain-containing protein: protein MVKEKQSVLIIEDEEVNIRVLGQILSREFNIDVATCGRDALVRAEQDEMPDLILLDVTMPDIDGYELCRQLSDNEKTRHIPIILITSEDQEKQEAYGLSLGAVDYIVKPFSVPVLVARVRTHLQLKRQRDMLSDLSVHDSLTGLYNRRKFDGYIEAEWRRACRNQTSLALVMLDVDLFKAYNDHYGHMAGDRCLQRIADCLLANIQRSGDLLARYGGEEFVAVLPELDRHDATVLAQKLCDAVAALTVPHAASTVADHVTLSGGVAAMVPDIDMPSSQLIEAADSALYAAKKAGRDCVQVYVG, encoded by the coding sequence ATGGTTAAGGAGAAACAGTCGGTACTGATCATTGAGGATGAGGAGGTAAATATCCGCGTTCTGGGTCAGATATTGAGCCGGGAGTTCAACATAGATGTGGCCACCTGTGGACGGGACGCCCTGGTAAGGGCCGAGCAGGACGAGATGCCGGACCTGATTCTGCTGGATGTCACGATGCCGGACATTGATGGCTATGAACTCTGCAGGCAGCTCTCCGACAATGAAAAGACGCGCCATATCCCCATTATCCTGATCACTTCCGAAGATCAGGAGAAGCAGGAGGCCTACGGCCTGTCACTGGGGGCGGTGGACTATATCGTCAAGCCCTTTTCGGTGCCGGTGCTGGTTGCGCGGGTACGCACCCATCTGCAACTGAAGCGGCAGCGGGACATGCTCTCGGACCTGTCGGTCCACGATAGCCTGACCGGGCTCTATAATCGACGCAAGTTCGATGGCTATATCGAGGCCGAATGGCGTCGCGCGTGCCGTAACCAGACCTCCCTGGCGCTGGTGATGCTGGATGTCGACCTGTTCAAGGCCTATAACGATCACTACGGCCATATGGCCGGAGACCGCTGCCTGCAGCGTATTGCCGACTGCCTGCTGGCCAATATCCAGCGCTCCGGAGATCTGTTGGCCCGCTACGGGGGTGAGGAGTTTGTCGCGGTGTTGCCCGAGCTGGATCGTCATGATGCCACGGTGTTGGCCCAGAAACTGTGCGATGCGGTGGCCGCCCTGACGGTCCCCCATGCGGCGTCGACGGTGGCGGATCATGTCACCCTCAGTGGAGGTGTGGCGGCCATGGTGCCGGATATCGATATGCCCAGCAGCCAACTGATAGAGGCGGCAGACTCCGCCCTGTATGCGGCCAAAAAGGCCGGTCGTGACTGTGTGCAGGTCTATGTTGGCTAG
- a CDS encoding sensor histidine kinase has translation MSQPPDTQIDFATVLASSVHDMKNSLGLLLNSIDNLCAAQPPSTPEEYARYSLLNYEASRVNSNLIQLLSIYRLQQNQLPLSISEQYVSDLLEEQLALNDPLLQARRITPELECDPELVGYFDQSLVAGTLNNVILNSTRYTRDRLKISAYQQGEYLVIEVADNGSGYPQEMCQQGGTQPGPVDFSSGSTQLGLYFCREIARLHQQDGRFGYIDLSNGGSLGGGIFRLYLP, from the coding sequence AGCCAACCACCCGACACCCAGATCGACTTCGCCACCGTGCTGGCATCCTCCGTGCACGACATGAAAAACTCGCTGGGGCTGCTGCTCAACTCGATCGACAACCTGTGCGCCGCCCAGCCCCCGAGTACGCCGGAGGAGTATGCCCGCTACTCGCTGTTAAACTACGAGGCCTCCCGGGTTAACAGCAACCTGATCCAGCTGCTGAGTATCTACCGCTTGCAGCAGAACCAGCTCCCCCTGTCGATCTCGGAGCAGTATGTCAGCGACCTGCTGGAGGAGCAGCTGGCACTGAATGATCCCCTGTTGCAGGCGCGGCGCATCACTCCGGAGCTGGAGTGCGACCCCGAGCTGGTCGGCTATTTTGACCAGTCCCTGGTGGCAGGCACCCTCAACAATGTGATTCTCAACAGCACCCGCTATACCCGCGACCGGCTAAAGATCAGCGCCTACCAGCAGGGAGAGTACCTGGTCATTGAGGTCGCCGATAACGGCTCGGGGTACCCGCAAGAGATGTGCCAGCAGGGGGGAACGCAGCCGGGACCGGTCGATTTCAGCAGCGGCAGCACCCAGCTGGGTCTCTACTTTTGCCGGGAGATCGCACGCCTGCATCAGCAGGATGGACGCTTCGGCTATATCGATCTCAGCAACGGCGGCTCTCTGGGCGGAGGTATTTTTCGCCTGTACCTGCCCTAA